In Clostridium swellfunianum, a genomic segment contains:
- a CDS encoding MFS transporter, with protein sequence MYKDLLKNRNFTLLTLGGFISSIGDYLYNIGVTVYLYSMSKSVTAVAIMWLSRAVLRIPLLYLSGFIADSYNKKTIIVVTNLASVIFAFLFITANNQKLWLVYILAFLLQSLNDVDVSTETAMLPELVSKEELASSNSIFSFLESTSIFLSPAIGGILYKLYGSNILFIINASSFLAATILFSFIKYRFVKPVKAKKNTGLIENGLKGYKVFTKTSNVKTIFAIMSIFAVLGRFYETYKVAVSDVLLNMKPEGIIYFDYALAIGGLSVPFIIKAITKRSHIEIFILSTLVTAVGYIIFGYSHSFITTFAILIILGLAQNMQGIYSRTLIQSNIPKEYIGRVFSFYKILLTTFAILGLLVASPFYDLIGIGNSFLCISLILIIFCLFQFKYLFNTKSNNALLSSDEN encoded by the coding sequence TTGTATAAAGACTTATTAAAAAATAGGAATTTTACTCTATTAACCCTTGGAGGATTTATCTCTTCTATAGGTGACTACCTGTACAATATAGGTGTGACAGTATATTTGTACAGCATGAGCAAATCAGTGACTGCTGTTGCTATAATGTGGCTTTCAAGAGCAGTTTTAAGGATACCCTTGTTGTACTTATCAGGTTTTATTGCAGACTCCTATAATAAAAAAACTATAATTGTAGTTACAAATCTAGCTAGCGTTATCTTTGCCTTCCTCTTTATTACCGCAAATAATCAAAAACTTTGGCTGGTTTATATTTTAGCTTTCTTGCTGCAATCCCTAAATGACGTTGATGTAAGTACCGAAACAGCTATGCTTCCTGAACTAGTATCAAAAGAAGAACTAGCTTCTTCTAATTCAATTTTCTCATTTTTAGAGTCTACAAGTATTTTTTTATCTCCTGCCATCGGAGGTATTTTATATAAGCTATACGGCAGTAATATTTTATTCATTATAAATGCTTCAAGCTTTCTAGCAGCCACCATACTGTTTAGCTTCATTAAATACAGATTTGTTAAACCAGTAAAAGCTAAGAAAAATACTGGACTTATTGAAAACGGATTAAAAGGATATAAAGTCTTTACAAAAACTTCTAATGTTAAGACCATATTTGCTATTATGAGCATATTCGCAGTATTGGGTAGATTTTATGAGACTTATAAAGTAGCTGTTTCAGATGTGTTGTTAAATATGAAGCCTGAAGGGATTATTTATTTCGATTATGCTTTGGCAATTGGTGGTCTTTCTGTGCCATTTATAATTAAGGCTATAACTAAGAGGAGTCATATAGAAATTTTTATACTTTCCACATTGGTCACTGCTGTTGGATATATTATATTTGGATACTCTCATAGCTTTATAACTACTTTTGCTATACTGATTATTTTGGGGCTTGCACAGAACATGCAAGGAATTTATTCACGGACATTGATTCAGAGCAATATACCCAAAGAATATATTGGCAGAGTGTTTTCATTTTATAAAATATTGCTTACTACCTTTGCTATTCTAGGTTTACTTGTCGCAAGCCCTTTTTACGATTTAATAGGTATAGGAAACTCTTTCTTATGTATATCATTAATCTTAATTATTTTCTGTTTGTTTCAATTTAAGTATTTGTTTAATACAAAATCAAATAATGCATTACTGTCATCGGATGAAAACTAG